The genomic window CACGCTAAAATGAAACAacagtaaaggaaagttcaagATTTGAGACTTGTGATGAGTCAAgtctttattgtcattcctttCATCACATTCAGATGGTAGGAATGAAATGACGTAGAATGACGATAGGGATGAAATAAAGCTCTAGAGTAGAGAATAAGTAACACAGTGACAATGCaataaagtcaataaatacaatCAATACAGAAAACCAAAActgtttttgtgatttctgtGTAGATTGTCAACTATTTTGTCTCAAGTTAAATGTCTGAGTACAGCAAcagtaatgaaatgaaacaaaatgaaatgaggTGAGGTGGCCATCAGACCAATCTGATGAGAAGTCTAATGGCCTGTGGGAAGTAGCTGTTCATATATCTGGTCGACTTGGTCCGAATGCTCCGTAGCCTTCTTCCAGATGGGAGGAGTATAAACAGTCAGTGTATCAAACACTATCAGGTCATAATGAAATATGGATAAGTTTCATGAGCACAAGTGTCAACAACAGCCATTTATATAACATCTCCTGTATTGATGTTACTTCTATTGTGAACTGCACATGTATTCTCTACACAGTATATTTTTGTACTGCATCAATTCTCCAAATCATCAGACAAATTGTCTAAATGGACTGTACCTATGTCAGTTACCTACACTGACACTTTCTGTCTTCAGTCTCCACTGCTACCCACACACTTGTGCTCATCCATTCCCTTCCATGTCCCATGATTCATTAGCCATTATTtgctctctttttgtctctcttttcttttttaaacataagcAGATATTTTGGTGTTGGTTttactactgtatatacattttgCCAAGGTGATAATAGTTTTCCCTACTTGACTGAGCACATTTGTATGTTCAGTACCTTTTATCTAAAGTTTAGATTAACTTTTTTTATCTCACAAATGAGCACGGTAAGGAATTTCTGTAATGACTTCGAAACAATACTGTGTTCAAGCCAGTATAATACtctgttttaatgtgttttacagTTCAATTCAGCCGCCTTTTTCTTATATAGCTTCTGAAagattactgtaaatatatacagtattattaaCCTTACTGTAAAAGTGCCAAACGCCCTCATATGTACTTGCCCCCAGATTTTCcctaaagtttttatttttaatactaaCTTCTGACAAAATACCATAGCCTCAATACCAGTAATCTAGGGCAAGTTTAAACCAGGGGTAAAGCTACTCGGGAGACATCTAACCAACAACCTACTAGTTTAAATAAGCAATCCATATAGTTGGGAGGAGCTacttaaatatacattttaaatagaaatCATAACTAATTGAATGCTCTGACTTATAATGAGCTAGATTCATAATCAAGGATCATAATCAAGGCTAAAGAAAAGGAATTTCCTAATAAAATATCTGGCGAGTGTATTTCTGCATACTATATGCGCTTAGTTTTAGTTGTTTTTGCTTGTGCAATGCGATCAGCTTCAAATACACGCTGTTGAAGAATATAACCCAGTTTATATTACATGCAcaacacaaaaaatataaaacctaTACATGTACACTTCTTAAGAGAAACAGCACAACCTCTTAATTATGGCATGATGCTGTCCTAATAATTGGATGGATCctacaccatccatccattttctataccacttatcctactgggtcgcagGGAGCATGGGGCCCAGGgtagggtacaccctggacggggtgccaatccatcgcagggcacaatcacatacacatttatacactacagagactttggagatgccaatcagcctaacatgcatgtctttggactgggggaggaaacccagattacctggaggaaacccccgcagcacagaaCATGTAAGCTCTGTACACACAGGGCTGCGTtgtgaatcgaacccccaagcctggaggtgtgaggcaaccatgctaaccactaagccaatgtGCTACACCATGTTGGAAGTAAATCTAAGAAATGTGATAACCAggctgagagattaaaggctcaggaaacctttgcaggtgttttgagttaattaactgattagacctcttctcaggtcgacatttctgtattataaattctatattctaatattttgagatactggatttttgatttccatgagctgtaagccataataatcaagattaaaacaaaaaaaaaggcttgaaatatttcactttatgtgtaatgaatctagaatatataaaagttccactttttgaattaaattaagaaaaaaaaaaactttttcacgatattctaattttgagatgcacctgtatgttgGTAATGTAGTTATTTTAAAGACAATGTACTAACTATGAGAATGGATTTTGATATTGCTAAAGATGCCAGTTAGTTCTAATGATCTTtttaagcaacacacacacatttgctatATGATTATTGTTATAAAGTTCTCAGTCAGCCAGGGGCTTCAGTGTGTTAGATCCCATTCCCGTTTCTTGGTTGTTTATGGCTAGCTAGCCAATATGAGAGcagctttctttatttatttttttcctttacttttattttctcttggttttttttttttttttttgtcttttctttttttttagctgtgtgGAAAGTGTGAGATTCTCAGCCTTAGCATTCATGCCCTGAGGCCCACTGCCATCCTGCATGAGAGAGGCAGCCAAAAAAAGTCAGCATGAGCGATGGTCTCCTGCTAGCTCTGAACTGAAGCACAATGTGGAGGCAGACAGGGACTGATTAGTTTTTTAGTGTCTGCTGGCCCCTACAGAACAACTATTGGTGAAATGGCTTGGAGCCCATCTGGCACATTTCTCCTTATACCAAAGATTATTATAAAGTCTACATTCTAGAAATGTATAaactattttttgttatttgttttattttctccatgCTCTGGTAGATTGGACAATAATGCCTTTCACATGTATAAAAACTATCCTCTCCAGTGACTTATCATGTGACATTTCAAACGAGATGTTCTTCGGATAAAGGAAATGGCATGGGCTACTATGGCCTGCCATTAAAATCTTAATTAGCTCTATGACTCTTTAATCATGACAATGAGTGGTGCTCAGTGATCTGTACCAGGGGAGGACAGAGGTGAGTAGGTGAAATGTGTATGCTTGAAATAGATTCAGGATATCCCTGGGAGAAAACACGTCTCACACAcgtcacacacatcacacagacAGTTTGATAAATAGAAGTAACCACAGGTTATGGTTGATGGCATTATTGGCTTTCATGGAACCATTAAAAATGTCCATAATGAGTTGCCCTGTTATATACACAGCACATGAGGATTAGAGAGAATACAGGTACATTTTTAGTGGTATTCtttgatactgatactgataccaAAATGAGCTTCCTACTTAGATCTACTTAGTATTAAGCAAACAGGAGCATTGCTCTCTTTCACTTGTTTCCCTTCACTACTCTCACGCTTGTGTACGCATGCAATTCACAGCACCTTGCACTCTTCAGATTTTTGCCCGTTTTACTCCCAATTCcaacccaccagccagctctcccttTTCATTGCCATTATTAATTGTGAAATGATGGCTGTCATTTTGTGTTGTCTATTCATTAACACATCAATGTACACTCAGCTGTACACAACACCCGATACCAGTAATTATATTGATGCGTCTCTACtataaattcttcttcttcttctattttgcttttttttaatgtgatgagttttaaatattagttaaaataatacaataatacaacaGGTAAACCAGTCATAAAGTAGGAAAGGTTTACAAAGAAATAGTACTTTTTTTAGACCCCTATCACCTGTGCAAGCAAAGTGTGTCTGAGCCTGTAGGAGGTGAAACCAGTTGATATTCAAAATGGTTGCTCTATATGAAATccacaatataaataatataataatacaactgTCTTCTCATTTTACagcaaatgtcttcagtgcacACAAGGGCTGAATGATACTGTAGTGGGTCGAGCTGACttcatgacaaaaatatatataataatgaattctttatatgcttaaatacaaatgaactGAAGAAGTGATTGTTTATAAAAGATGAACGATGCTCGCTGTTCAAGACATTTTACTTAAGGCAATTAATACTTATTCTTTAATGTTGCTCTCAGTTGCCTGAAACGCCATCCATATagtaaaatgcattattttgcGGATAATTGCGGGCAGTTATGCTATTCTGTACTGAAATGATGATTTAgttgtatttattgtgtgtaattacGTCATGGGTGCCTTCATACATATATAAGTACAAAGTACGTACTTATAGAAATACATTCAGCTGAATATCTGtggttttgttctttcttttaatttcttCTCCAGAAATCAGGTCCTGCTCAGACTTGCTAAATTTATCGCAATCAAAAAATCGATTGTATAGCAGCCACGATAAGTTAGCCTTAAATGTGTATGATGTAAAACTGACCTGGAAAGTTGGCTCAACTGGAACTCTCAACTACATgacaaaaacccaacaacatccAAAATCCAAGAGATAGCTTTACTGTATATAGGTGGATTTCACATATATCAACCATTTTGAATATCAACTGGTTTCACCTCCTAAAGCCTCAGACAcactttgcttgcacagctgGTGGAGGTCTAAAAAAGTACTATTTCTTTGTAAACCTTTCCTACTTTATGACTGGTTTACcttttgtattattgtattattttaaataatactaTTTCTTTGTAAACCTTTGTATAAGTGGTTTACCTTTCTAATGTCTAATTGTGACAGCCTAACATCTAATAGTTTCCTCAAATTACTGGGCTGTTGTGATCCCATTAGGATGGAATTGCATGCTGGTTACATTGCAGTGTGTGGTGCTTTATGTAAAAGAATCAGTCTAATGTGGCAACCCTGACATTGGTTGGAATAATTTATCTCTTCGCGCCCAGTTTGCAGTTTGCCCTGATTCACCTCCCCTTCCATTCTACTTTCCAGCTCGTTTGGTTTCTTTGGCAGCCCGTGACGAAATCAGTGCGGCTATAAAGCGCGCACCTGGAGACTGCGCTTGGGTAGCTGACGTGACGAGGAGCACTCAGAAACCGGCCACACAGCCACAGCAAACGCAACATGACCGCCAACTTCTGCGTGTTCTGCCTCTCCTCGCTCCTGCTTTTGAACTCCATCGGGGCCAAACCGCTCTCCGAGTTACAGGTGAGCAAatattgttctgtttttatcGAGGATCCGTGCGTTTTGCGCAGCGCCTGTATTGAACTCTGTGCTGCGCTTTTGCGCAtttttgaaatttattttaacGCATAGTCACATGTCGCATTTATTTTGGATTATGTAACGAATGTAAATGCTTTTATTCTGTATTGTGCATGTTTTTCTTACTTTATTTTATCCtggatacatatatatatatattataatcaaACTGGACGCGTTTTGCTTAGGAGAGCATTAAGGAGCTCCTGGAGGAGGAACAAACGGCGAACGCGCCTTTCATTGGTCCGGAGGTGTCGGAGTCGGAGTCGGCGTCGGAGTCGGAGCGGGGAGGCGGGACGGCGGAGCGCCGCGCTCTGAGTGGAAGCACCTGGACCGTCGGGGAGATCAGCGGCGCGCTCGCGGCTAAGGAGAACGCGCTGGATCGCCTCATCGGGGACATCCTGTCCGTGTCCAAACGCAGTCGCTTCAAGAAAGGTGGCCTAAGGAGCTGTTTTGGTGTTAGGCTAGAGCGCATCGGCTCTTTCAGTGGTCTGGGATGCTAGAAGCGTCAGGTACATCCAGTGTATTATTTACTCAGCTGACGAGatgttatatatacatataacatcaataatatgtgcatttttacatttatgcgTTTATTGTTTCTTgcctcctcccctccctccttcccctCTCTACAGGAGCGGTTTGTACTGGAACAGGGCACTGAAACTCCTTACTTGAACTCCTCGGGCAGGgcacatgccttttttttttttaaatttatttatttaacgttaTTCTGAAGTATTGACATGTTTACAGCTGTGCGCAGAGCATCGTCTGCTGAGTGTTATTTATTCTGTGGTAACTGTGTagaattgtaaatatatttttgttaatatcATCTAAAGCTTTTACTGCTTCttctgtgtatgtatttatttcttgtcCAAATTCATGTCATAGATTGAAAGGTGTGgaattatgaataaatattttgcaTAATAGCCTATGTGTGTTGACCGTGTCTAACTCTCACATACTGTAGCTATGGGGTGCAGATGCAAATGATGTGGGCCAAAAGGGGGGGTTTGGCATGTGgcagggggaaaaagaaaatctgTGCAACATCTGTACATCTTTAATAGCCCAAATAATTCCGACGTCAAGCAGATAATAATGACAGTTTAAAAATCTGAAGAAAGAAACCCAACAAAAACCAAATGGTCAATGGACAATAGACTCATGATGTAGCCTTCTTAACTGTAGTACCGACATTACAGGTAGGAAGGCATTAGACTATACTGAGCATACTGCACCTATATTAAAATGCTGCTCtactaattaaaatgtttttcaaaaCATGGTATTTTTGGTGATTTTGGTGATTTGATATCAACATATCAAGAGAGATCAGCAGATTAATAGGACAGGATTGTCAACAGTTCAGAAATGTCCTTATTTAACTGTTGTTGAAGTAATTATTCACTGATAGGACAGTGAAGATTGGGTTGGGGAAGGAGAAAGTTATGTAGAAGAGTAAATGCTAATGTGTTTACAAGGTCAAGAGAGATAttccaaattaaaaaatttGAGTGACACATAATTAGGCATGGGGGCACTGAGGAATACTAAAAGTTGATTTTCACATTCGTAATATGACAAATTTACATCCATAACTATACccttacaggaaaaaaacatcacttgAATTAAGTTTTTCACATCTGAGAAAACTTTTCTGCATATTATGCCCTGAAATTGCACATGTGACCTCAATTAAATGCAAAACTGTGTAAACAATATGGGATTATAGGTGAAAAGATATACACATCTGGAAAAATGAAAACGTGAAAATCAATTAATTGTCCGAAAAAGTCATGtggaaaatataaacacatgtcTGCATGAGAAAACTGATCTAGTCTAAATTGTGAATGTTCCATTCTGGTATGACATCCATTTTTTATGCTATTTGTATTATAATTGACAATGGTGCACTAGTAAATTAATTACACATAGTTTTAACCTTCAGAAATAAGGTTTAACTTTAATTGGATGAAATACAACATGACTGAAACTGCACATACACAATTCAAGGGTTCTCTGGTTCCTACAAATGTccttctacttggaaccctaaTAGATAAACAGTGTAGTATAGGTCTATCTACAATGTATTATTGTAGCATATACATTCACTGTTCAAGCTTACTACATGACCTGGGAGACACTGTAAACCACCACTGGACCAAGGAAAAAGAAATTATGTTAGTCTATACAGAGTTTTTGCCTTAAAACAAGACtagaattattgacacccttgttAGAGATGAGtaaaaaagatataaaaatgCCTTTGTGGTCAATTCATGTAATCTCACAATGAAAATATGAGTGAAATCAAGTCtttaattcaagtaaataaaaataatttaaaaacaaaaacacgtgtCACAATTGTCGCACAAAATGTCGCACTCCAGCATTTAGTGCTATGTTCAACCCACAAATATAACAGTGCTGAGACTTCTGCTATATTTCTGGAGAATTAAGAACAAGGAACCTGAAAGCACTTATAAATACAGAATCACTCCAGATCCTCCATGGTCCTCTCCTCTGCAGCTTACCTCACAGGTTTTTAATGAGGTTTAGGTCAGGGGACACACAAGGCCATGTCAAAAACTTGATGATGTGGTTATTGAACCATTTTTGTGCATTTGGATGTATTTTTGataattgtcctgctggaaggacAGCTTTTCCAGTTTGTAACTTCTTGGCAGGGGCAGCcatattattgtttaaaaacgtctgggttacgcatgtaatgCCCTCGtacatgaccggtatctgaagtctgtgtcaAATCATGCCTTTATAGGCCTGCCTATGCCCAGACACCGCACACTTCAAAAGCAATAGAGATTGATTCGAGTATCCAAATAGAAATGCGCTGATTTGACATGGCATCACGTCTAGTGTCactgccaagcagaccagcaactgctccgaTTTATGCAACAGACATAGGCAATTAGGAATAATCCAACCTAGGATATAGCGaagccttggctaatccaggggctaAGTCAAGGCAGGAACGGGCAACAGAGATGTTATGGCTGccaaaagagctacctttagggtCAGAAGTTTCTCTtaagctgactctaagggctcaaatggggcacctgacagaccttcctggaccacagaaggtcccaggaaggtatgcatggtctgcagatgggcctcagccatctgacaccatgcataaaccttagATGTTGTTGCCTCACAGAGGCTCCttcaataggggcgtggctggccgaaatggcaaccacatagaccctaattgtagaaggagccaaccctacTGAGAAtcgttcctgtaagaactccaggactgtagctattgtgcagttacTGGGTCTCGCtggtgttcctcacaccaccataaaaaaaaatgccacttGAATGCATACAATTTTGTTGTGGATgatgctctagcatttaacatggtctctacaacctcgattgagagaccagaatctatgagctggtgcccctcaggggtcagactcacagtttccatagttccggctgagggtgataaatcaaccctctggcttgagataATAGATCCCTGTGAATGGGAAACTCCCAGGGAGTTCTGTCCAGCAGAGATTTTATCTCAGAGAACAA from Ictalurus furcatus strain D&B chromosome 5, Billie_1.0, whole genome shotgun sequence includes these protein-coding regions:
- the nppal gene encoding natriuretic peptide A-like, with the protein product MTANFCVFCLSSLLLLNSIGAKPLSELQSIKELLEEEQTANAPFIGPEVSESESASESERGGGTAERRALSGSTWTVGEISGALAAKENALDRLIGDILSVSKRSRFKKGGLRSCFGVRLERIGSFSGLGC